CAGAGAGCACCATCTGAAGCACCCCCCCCCCAAACAACAAATCaccttgatttatttttactttgtcAACCTCTAGGAGCTCTGATCCATATGAAATGCCATCCTCATTAGCAATGGCAACCTCATTACTACCAGACGGTTGATGAAACTGATCAACTTCTTTCCCATCACATAATCCACCTTCTTGTTCCATGACTTCAACACTACTTTGCCTGTCCAAAGCATTTATTGTAGAAGATGAATTATTAAGCATGTCAACATTAGTTTCTCCATCCTGATCATCACCAAGTAGCTCCCTTTTCTCTTGCTCGAGATGCTTTTGCTTCAACTTCTCAATGACAGTAAGTTGATCAGAATCCAGTTTCACTTCTGCAATATGAGTCAACACATTTACCTAAAACAgccaaattattaaaaaaaaaaatgcttcattTCCTTCATTGATAAGCATGCACTCAGGGCCACATACAGCAAAATATACAAAACACTAACAAATGTTTGATCAGGAAAATCTATGCAACTGACATAAGTATATATACGCAAATTAAAGCCTTCTCTAAGCCAAAGGCATCATTCATTTCAAGTCCTTAAACATACTAATGTGATGATTCTACTATCATAACAAGAGTAGTTTTTCTAATTATCAGTCAATCATTATAACAACCAGGGAAATAACTCGTCAAATATAGAATCAAATGAGAGTTTATGAATTGAAGACAATGCACAGAACTTAAAAACTGACATGGAACTGAAGCCACAAACTACTCATAAGAAACAGAACAGAGAAATGCAATGGCTTATCAAAGACAACACTTTATACATCCTACAAACTATACACCATCCAATATGaaatctatttaaaaagttCAAATAATTTAGAAGAAATCCTTGAAAATAACAGCCCAGGAAAGAAATAAGCAAATAGAGCATACTGCATCAGACATATCACAATGGAGCTTAGTCACTGAATCACCACGTCCAAGCTCCTGAGGAAATCCATAAGCAATATATGTTTTTGGCCCCAGGTCTGGCTTTAGAGAACCATTAGGCAACTTCACAGCAAGGTTAAGAGAACCTTTGTGAGGATCAGTATATTCCTTGAAGGGTAAGGAAGATATGAACTCAGCACAATGACGAGGCAATTGTTCCTCAAATAAATTAGAAGGAGGCCaatcttttaatttcaatatctGTGGCCAAGCAAGCCAATCCCTACGACCATTTGTATAGCCAGTAAAAAGTTGGTTGATATTAATTTCCCCCTGCATTTCACCGATACCTCAAAAGAGAAATTCAGAAATCAGCAGCAACTGAATAAACAAGTCCAGTAAAAGCAGTAAAGAATTACTAAATCAGTAAAATAAAGCAGATATGATTTACTCTAGTCTGATTACTAAACAGAAAAACAGAATGAGTACAAATCGAAAATAACATTTTCAACAatctaaaaaaactaaaaagtacaTTTTACCCAACATCAGCTAGATGCTGCAAGTCTAAGAACTAGACAAACATACCAAAGGATGCAAGGGCAACAAGAAAGGTCTGGGCAGGCAAAGCAAAAACAGCAAAATGGGGCAGGGACAAGAAACAGCCAAACATTGAGATAAAATTTTCTAAGATGATAAGATAAGGAGCAAAACCTAGGACTAAGAAGATgaatatgatgatgatggtaGCAGGATAAATTGATCACACTAGCCATATTTCTTGAGAATGATGGAGAGACAGCATAAAGCATGAAACAAGGGCTTAAAATTTGAGACTAATATAAAAACTACACTCAGaaaaatgatttctaattaTCACCCTAATGTGCGTTTTGTTTACCAACATTCCACCTTAGGCCGGTATCTCTTTATGACCCAGATAGCAGAACATCTACAAACTGTTTCTTAAAGTGGAACCATCCaccaaaaaattgtaatttttcagtacttcataaaatatttcaagGACATTCTGTTCTGATGACTCTATGGAATTCAATAACTGACAATATTAAATGCACTGAAATAACTCTCAAGTCTCAATCCAGAAAAGGTGGAGTTACTGAATTCAGGAAACATGTAGGAAATTCAACAACATAAAAATtgctaatattaaataattctcCAAATGCCATAACTGCAGTGGTTCCAGTTAAAATAAGTACCAACattaaacaattaaacataatctTCATGAGAATGAAGGTGAAGAATGAAATTTGTGTAAAAAGCTCTCCATGGTCAATAAAGTTAAAGATTGGGAAATTAAGCAAACCTCAGTCCAATCTAAGCAATCAATTGTTTTCTCCGCCAAATGTTGGCCATGCTTGGTATTAGTTACATGACGTAATGCACGCCACATGACAAGCGATTCCCAGCTTAAACCAGATGTACATTCAAGCACATTGCTGACAATGACAGGCTCCCCCTTTTCCCAATGCCACTGAAAATGCCTTAAATCCTTGTACTGAAGATCTACAGCTTTTGGATAGAATAAATAGTTGTCAGTCAAATCTTCTCAAGAAGCAGCCTTCCTCATATTACTATAGCTAACATCTGTGTTTCTATCAAGCTTCAAACATGAACAGAAGTTGTCTGCAGTCTTAACTACATTTTGAAGCTTGTATGCTTGCACTAGTTCTTTTGCTTTACACACTAACTCAGACAAAATGTTGACCCAATACGCTTCTCAGTTCAAGAAAACCATGGTTACATTCATCATTGACTTTTGGACAAGGAATTCAGGGAAGTAACAACTAGTTGCAAGTAAAACTTACATATTCTTAGGAAAGAAATGAGCTTGTACCCTTGGAATAGATCTATCTTCTACCAAATTGAGTTTTTTGAGGGCAGCTCTAGTGCATTTGGATTTACATGTGTCAATCGTATACCAGACATGACACATAACCCACACCGTAGGAAATAACATCAAGCATAAATACAGGAGGGagttgatgtttttattttttcagaacCCAAGAAGAAGATACGGATCCTCTAGATTAtaggaaacaaagagaaaggCCCAACCAAACCGTAATGAAAGATTCcctttttttattcacaaaggTGTAAAAGATACAAAAAAGAATTGACCATTTAACGTTAAATATTCCAAATtacatgaaaaatgatagaagcaGGGAATGATggtaaataaaacaacaaaaacagaaaagatatcAAAAAGGCATGTCAGGCACCTGGTCTAGAGAATCTTGAAGCGAATAATGGGCTTCTTGAAAAgtagagaaggaaaattcatcCCATGCAAGGGTCATTGACAGAATGGAAACACTTTCCAGCTCATCTAACTCAATCTGGGAGCGGCTAAAGAATTAGtatttaaagttattaaagTAATGGCAATAAGACTGTTGAACC
This sequence is a window from Glycine max cultivar Williams 82 unplaced genomic scaffold, Glycine_max_v4.0 scaffold_117, whole genome shotgun sequence. Protein-coding genes within it:
- the LOC106794317 gene encoding lysine-specific demethylase JMJ25 isoform X1; amino-acid sequence: MWRALRHVTNTKHGQHLAEKTIDCLDWTEGEININQLFTGYTNGRRDWLAWPQILKLKDWPPSNLFEEQLPRHCAEFISSLPFKEYTDPHKGSLNLAVKLPNGSLKPDLGPKTYIAYGFPQELGRGDSVTKLHCDMSDAVNVLTHIAEVKLDSDQLTVIEKLKQKHLEQEKRELLGDDQDGETNVDMLNNSSSTINALDRQSSVEVMEQEGGLCDGKEVDQFHQPSGSNEVAIANEDGISYGSELLEVDKVKINQGDLLFGGGVLQMVLSGIFFGDRMSLSCRNI
- the LOC106794317 gene encoding lysine-specific demethylase JMJ25 isoform X2, which translates into the protein MQGEININQLFTGYTNGRRDWLAWPQILKLKDWPPSNLFEEQLPRHCAEFISSLPFKEYTDPHKGSLNLAVKLPNGSLKPDLGPKTYIAYGFPQELGRGDSVTKLHCDMSDAVNVLTHIAEVKLDSDQLTVIEKLKQKHLEQEKRELLGDDQDGETNVDMLNNSSSTINALDRQSSVEVMEQEGGLCDGKEVDQFHQPSGSNEVAIANEDGISYGSELLEVDKVKINQGDLLFGGGVLQMVLSGIFFGDRMSLSCRNI